One window of the Lusitaniella coriacea LEGE 07157 genome contains the following:
- a CDS encoding class I SAM-dependent methyltransferase → MAIFLCNGCGIMKINRIMGQLIFLLKAIKLVTLSFWFRLRAGVKLPGLEFDRFGRKIAWSFFTLRDWGRFLSLLTNPVSITRYFEFPFTLNAVSWEKVKNHLDISSPRLFFLYLLERYPHLKIEILNPDLRDLEETKLYLQTFLPERNVNLVSHDATQLPYPDNHFDVITSISTIEHISDNGDTLAVRELWRVLKPGGKLILTLPCKKKYDEEWRDTDTYKLGSVEKGGKYFFQRFYDTRALQERIFKPLDTTLLSLEVFGENKAGSFDEYIQRWLAFGIDETIKDPYYIARDYRFFESIEMLIDVGVCGLILQK, encoded by the coding sequence ATGGCAATTTTCCTCTGCAACGGGTGCGGCATCATGAAAATAAACCGCATCATGGGACAACTTATTTTCTTGCTCAAAGCTATTAAGTTAGTAACCCTATCTTTCTGGTTTAGGCTGAGAGCAGGAGTTAAGCTCCCTGGATTAGAATTCGATCGATTTGGCAGGAAAATTGCTTGGTCTTTTTTCACTCTTCGAGATTGGGGACGCTTTTTAAGTTTGTTGACAAACCCCGTCAGCATTACGCGATATTTTGAATTTCCTTTTACATTGAATGCCGTTTCTTGGGAAAAGGTTAAAAATCATTTAGATATTTCCTCTCCTCGGCTCTTTTTTCTCTACCTTCTCGAACGATATCCCCATCTCAAAATTGAAATTCTCAATCCCGATCTTCGCGATCTTGAAGAAACAAAACTGTATTTACAAACATTTTTACCAGAACGTAATGTAAACTTAGTCTCTCACGATGCAACACAATTGCCGTATCCCGATAATCATTTCGATGTTATCACTTCAATTAGCACGATCGAGCATATTTCGGACAATGGCGATACCCTCGCCGTTCGGGAATTGTGGCGCGTTTTAAAACCAGGTGGAAAGCTGATTTTAACGCTCCCTTGTAAGAAAAAATATGACGAAGAATGGCGCGATACAGACACCTATAAATTAGGAAGCGTGGAAAAAGGAGGAAAGTATTTCTTTCAACGATTTTATGACACTCGCGCGCTTCAAGAACGAATTTTCAAACCCCTCGATACTACACTCCTTTCTCTTGAAGTTTTCGGTGAGAATAAAGCCGGTTCTTTTGATGAATATATTCAACGGTGGCTTGCATTCGGAATAGATGAAACGATTAAAGACCCTTACTACATCGCACGAGACTATCGATTTTTTGAGAGCATAGAAATGTTGATTGATGTTGGCGTTTGTGGGTTGATTTTGCAAAAGTAA